The DNA window ACCATTACCGACTTGAAAACCCAGCCGAGCATCACCAAGAAAATGGAGTTGGCGATCATCGTTGGCCATAACCGCGTCGTGATAAATGTACCAAGCGGCATTCCTGTTAATGAAATAAGCAGGAAGAATTGGTAAAGCAAAAATTCGAACAATGCCAATAAAACAAGTGTCAGCAAGGTTGCCGTCAATAAATTCCGGGGGATTCTTTTGAATGCGAACGCCGCTACCAGACAAATAGCTGGATACAAAAAAGAATATAACCCAATAATATCAATGTAAAAGACATCATACAAGAGCCCGAAAAATAATCCGTAAAACATCGCATGCTTTAAATCATAATAAAGCGTCAAGAAAATCAAGAACATAATTAAAAAACGCGGCACGATGTAATTCAATTCACCGTCAATTTTGAGCGGCGAAAAAAGACCGAAAACCGGTTCCATGAAAAACAGGACGAGGCAGATCAACGGGATAAGAAAACGGATCATGATTCATCGTCTCCTGTCACGCCATTGTCTTCACCGTCCACTTCCGGCATCAATCGGTCTGCGATAATTACATGGTTTAAAAGAGAAAAATCCGCAGCGGGCTTAACATAAGCAAGCTTTGTCAACCCAAACTCATCAATCGTCACTTCTGTGATGGTGCCGATTAAAATACCTTTTGGAAAAATACCACCAAGTCCACTCGATATCACTTGATCGCCTTTTTTCAATTCAATATTGGCGTCAATCCGCTTTAACAGAAGTTCGCGACGTTCTGCGTCGTACCCTTCGATTAAGCCGAAAACGTCTTTCGCACCACCAACGACCATTGCAGAAACACGGTAATTCGGATTGATCGTAGAAATTAACTCGACAGTTGACGTCGTCGGTGTGGTCAATGTGACTTTCCCAATCAAACCGCTCGCCGTCATAACGGCCATATTTACTCCGACGCCTTGATTTGAACCTTGGTTAAGAATAATTTTTTCTTCCCATTGATCGGGATTTCGCGCGATGACCGTAGCCTGAATTGGATTGTAATCACGCAGCGATTGTTCTTTGCCGGTAATTTTTTTCAATTCTTCGTTTTCAGAACGCAAGTCCTTAACTTCAGCCTGCACTCCTGCAAATTCTTCTAAACGCGTTTTTAGATGCTGGTTTTCTTCAAATGTATTTAATAAAGAATCCACATTTTCAAAAATTCCAGTGACAAAATGAGCAGGGCGTGAAAACACCGACTGCCCCGCTCCAACAGCATCTTTTATAAGTTGTTCCGGAAGCGACACATTGTCACGATCAC is part of the Planococcus kocurii genome and encodes:
- the mreC gene encoding rod shape-determining protein MreC; translation: MPQLFTNKRLILLLLGVILLVALISFSLRDRDNVSLPEQLIKDAVGAGQSVFSRPAHFVTGIFENVDSLLNTFEENQHLKTRLEEFAGVQAEVKDLRSENEELKKITGKEQSLRDYNPIQATVIARNPDQWEEKIILNQGSNQGVGVNMAVMTASGLIGKVTLTTPTTSTVELISTINPNYRVSAMVVGGAKDVFGLIEGYDAERRELLLKRIDANIELKKGDQVISSGLGGIFPKGILIGTITEVTIDEFGLTKLAYVKPAADFSLLNHVIIADRLMPEVDGEDNGVTGDDES
- the mreD gene encoding rod shape-determining protein MreD yields the protein MIRFLIPLICLVLFFMEPVFGLFSPLKIDGELNYIVPRFLIMFLIFLTLYYDLKHAMFYGLFFGLLYDVFYIDIIGLYSFLYPAICLVAAFAFKRIPRNLLTATLLTLVLLALFEFLLYQFFLLISLTGMPLGTFITTRLWPTMIANSIFLVMLGWVFKSVMVTQLSERDNKIGLY